Proteins co-encoded in one Halorussus salinus genomic window:
- a CDS encoding oligosaccharide flippase family protein: protein MNLERISRGLKATFGARLLHMVASGLLMVVLVRYLLSSRQYGMLGSAVAVLGVAQLLGDLGIGKAAARYVTEYRENDPGQVPYVVRAALVYRVAAAALVAGGFALFGGLVADLIGQPDIAPLLVVGAGYVVVHSLFTFSQILFQGFNRVTYSSAIRTVGTVSRLGLTVLFVVVFGGAMGALTGYIVGYGIGAALGLGLLYVVALRDAERAEAPEDGLARKVLRYSVPLTVTRGANVIDKRVDTILVGYFIGPVAVGYYYLAKQIVGFVQTPAASLGFTLSPTYGEHKADGDAESAARIYETTLKYTLLLYVPAAAGIVLVAEPTITLIFGSDMGPAAPVLQVFSGYVVLQAIAFVTSDALDYLGRARSRAYAKGATSIGNFLLNLVMIPRFGVVGAAAATVVTFGGYTVVNVAVIHSELSLSVRRLARHLAAVGAVAGAMSVAVYAALNATSGVVAVAGSVLVGIAVWAALSVAGGLLDPKRVVSVLS, encoded by the coding sequence ATGAACCTCGAACGCATCTCTCGCGGGCTGAAGGCGACGTTCGGCGCGCGACTGCTCCACATGGTCGCCAGCGGCCTGCTGATGGTCGTCCTCGTGCGCTACCTGCTGTCGAGTCGCCAGTACGGCATGCTCGGGTCGGCGGTGGCGGTCCTCGGCGTCGCGCAACTGCTCGGCGACCTCGGCATCGGGAAGGCAGCCGCGCGCTACGTCACGGAGTACCGCGAGAACGACCCCGGCCAAGTGCCCTACGTCGTCCGGGCCGCGCTCGTCTACCGCGTCGCGGCGGCCGCGCTGGTCGCCGGAGGGTTCGCACTCTTCGGCGGACTGGTCGCCGACCTCATCGGCCAACCGGACATCGCGCCGCTCCTCGTGGTCGGCGCGGGCTACGTCGTGGTCCACTCGCTTTTCACGTTCAGCCAGATACTCTTCCAAGGGTTCAACCGCGTGACCTACAGCAGTGCCATCCGGACGGTCGGCACCGTCTCGCGGCTCGGGCTGACGGTCCTGTTCGTCGTCGTCTTCGGCGGCGCGATGGGGGCGCTGACCGGCTACATCGTCGGCTACGGCATCGGTGCCGCGCTCGGCCTCGGCCTCCTCTACGTCGTGGCGCTCCGCGACGCCGAGCGCGCCGAGGCCCCGGAAGACGGACTGGCGCGGAAGGTCCTTCGCTACAGCGTCCCGCTGACCGTGACTCGGGGCGCGAACGTCATCGACAAGCGCGTCGATACGATTCTCGTGGGCTACTTCATCGGCCCGGTCGCGGTCGGTTACTACTACCTCGCCAAGCAGATCGTCGGGTTCGTCCAGACGCCCGCGGCGTCGCTGGGGTTCACCCTCTCGCCGACCTACGGCGAACACAAGGCCGACGGCGACGCCGAGAGCGCGGCCCGCATCTACGAGACGACCTTGAAGTACACCCTCCTGCTCTACGTGCCCGCCGCGGCCGGAATCGTCCTCGTCGCCGAGCCGACCATCACCCTCATCTTCGGCTCCGACATGGGACCGGCCGCGCCGGTCTTGCAGGTGTTCTCGGGGTACGTCGTCCTGCAGGCCATCGCGTTCGTCACCAGCGACGCGCTGGACTACCTCGGCCGCGCCCGGTCTCGGGCCTACGCCAAGGGCGCGACCTCCATCGGGAACTTCCTGCTCAACCTCGTGATGATTCCGCGGTTCGGCGTCGTCGGGGCCGCGGCCGCCACCGTCGTCACCTTCGGCGGCTACACCGTGGTCAACGTGGCCGTCATCCACTCGGAACTCTCGCTGTCGGTCCGCCGACTCGCCCGCCACCTCGCGGCGGTCGGCGCGGTCGCGGGAGCCATGTCGGTCGCGGTCTACGCCGCGCTGAACGCGACCTCCGGCGTCGTCGCGGTGGCCGGGTCGGTCCTCGTCGGTATCGCAGTGTGGGCCGCCCTCTCGGTCGCGGGCGGCCTCCTCGACCCCAAGCGAGTCGTCTCGGTACTCTCGTGA